Proteins co-encoded in one Oncorhynchus kisutch isolate 150728-3 linkage group LG1, Okis_V2, whole genome shotgun sequence genomic window:
- the LOC109892765 gene encoding glutamine-rich protein 1-like yields the protein MNEPVESGVVSFDEYVRQKARSVPQHRMKEFLESLANKGPEALQEFSQQDGDTTTMVYQQGGNCVYTDSTEVAGSLLELACPVQVNSAQISPQMAAGVHQGSEQQIQVQVQIQGQQGQTVDLQGIPTAAQLVQQGELTEEQHQQIQAQLVAAVSGGQQIRLQSGQQIQHIQLQGGQQIQLQGGQHIQLQGDLQGGQQIQLQGGQQIQLQGGQQIQLQGGQQIQLQGGQQIQLQGGQQIQLQGGQQIQLQGGQQIQLQGGQHIQLQGGQHIQLQGGQQIQLQGGQQIQHIQLPGGQHIQLQGGQQIQFQTVEAMAPQQQQGSPREAERRAGTSVLQPAKKRKVDVPIQVSYSLPQGQQGQQVVLALPQGQGQQQQFLSLRPDLLTVDSTHLYSTTGTITGPAGETWTIPVYSGGQQGGVHHIAIPQEAYNTMQVSSGHHDNKDNRVAHSSSSGTGSVQSGTTVSVSETTTNDEVVQTLFPAQFMNGNIHGPVVVQTVGGAYNATQQLHIWDPQQQQEHQEQQLHLQGHVESESQVEAPQELLLPVSLKPEEGMDVWRLWVQRKNTELDKDEQNKLAPIGRRQALRFQEDLVSSAVAELNVALALMTQEARGLEGEQFEPDALYYIFLCIQKYLFENGRVDDIFSDQYYTRFSQWLHKALDEWRPVIHPLGYIIPSHVTEEMLWECKQLGAHSPATLLTTLMFFNTKYFRLTTVEQHMKVAFSKVLRHTKKNPSNPKDKSTSIRYLKGHGPLGTHHAGQKVTDDMYEEQAEDPENPLRCPIKLYDFYLFKCPQSAKGRNDAYYLTPEPVVAPNSPIWYSTQPITSEQVEHMLTRIIMVREIQEAIAMSSASMH from the exons ATGAACGAGCCCGTAGAGAGCGGTGTAGTCTCGTTTGACGAGTACGTGCGTCAGAAGGCCCGCAGTGTGCCCCAGCACCGTATGAAGGAGTTCCTGGAGTCTCTGGCCAACAAGGGCCCCGAGGCACTGCAGGAGTTCAGCCAGCAGGACGGTGACACCACCACCATGGTGTACCAGCAGGGGGGCAACTGTGTCTACACAGACAGCACTGAGGTGGCTGGCTCGCTGCTGGAGCTGGCCTGTCCG GTGCAGGTGAACTCTGCACAGATCTCACCCCAGATGGCTGCTGGTGTGCACCAGGGGTCTGAGCAGCAGATACAAGTACAG GTGCAGATCCAGGGACAGCAGGGTCAGACGGTGGACCTCCAGGGTATCCCCACAGCAGCACAGCTGGTCCAGCAAGGAGAGCTCACAGAGGAGCAGCACCAGCAG ATCCAGGCCCAGTTGGTGGCAGCAGTGTCAGGAGGTCAACAGATTAGACTACAAAGCGGTCAACAAATCCAGCATATTCAACTACAAGGGGGTCAGCAAATTCAGCTCCAAGGAGGCCAACACATCCAGCTTCAAGGGGACTTACAGGGTGGCCAACAGATCCAACTTCAAGGGGGTCAACAGATCCAACTTCAAGGGGGTCAGCAGATCCAACTTCAAGGGGGTCAGCAGATCCAACTTCAAGGGGGTCAGCAGATCCAACTTCAAGGGGGTCAGCAGATCCAACTTCAAGGGGGTCAGCAGATCCAACTTCAAGGGGGTCAGCAGATCCAACTTCAAGGGGGTCAACACATCCAACTTCAAGGGGGTCAACACATCCAACTTCAAGGGGGGCAACAAATCCAGTTACAAGGCGGGCAACAAATCCAGCACATTCAGCTACCAGGTGGTCAACATATTCAACTACAGGGTGGGCAGCAGATCCAGTTCCAGACAGTAGAGGCCATGGCTCCCCAGCAACAGCAGGGCTCTCCccgggaggcagagaggagggcggGTACCAGCGTCCTCCAACCTGCCAAGAAGCGCAAGGTGGACGTCCCCATCCAGGTGTCGTACTCCCTCCCTCAGGGCCAGCAGGGCCAGCAGGTGGTCCTGGCCCTCCCCCAGGGGCAGGGGCAGCAACAGCAGTTCTTGTCCCTCCGGCCTGACCTGCTTACTGTGGACAGCACCCACCTGTACAGCACCACAGGTACCATCACAGGCCCTGCCGGGGAGACCTGGACCATCCCTGTGTACTCCGGGGGGCAGCAGGGGGGCGTGCATCACATCGCCATCCCTCAGGAGGCTTACAACACAATGCAGGTGTCCTCTGGTCACCACGACAACAAGGACAATAGGGTGGCCCACTCCTCGTCGTCGGGGACTGGGTCCGTCCAGTCGGGCACCACGGTGTCAGTCTCCGAGACGACGACAAACGACGAAGTGGTGCAGACGCTTTTCCCGGCGCAGTTCATGAACGGGAACATCCACGGCCCTGTGGTGGTGCAGACGGTGGGAGGGGCTTACAACGCCACGCAGCAGCTCCACATCTGGGACCCCCAGCAGCAGCAGGAACACCAAGAGCAACAGCTCCACCTACAG GGTCATGTGGAGTCAGAGTCACAGGTGGAGGCCCCCCAGGAGCTGCTGCTGCCTGTCTCCCTGAAGCCTGAGGAGGGCATGGACGTGTGGCGCCTCTGGGTCCAGCGCAAGAACACAGAGCTGGACAAGGACGAGCAGAACAAGCTGGCGCCCATCGGAC GTCGTCAGGCACTGCGCTTCCAGGAGGACCTGGTGTCGAGTGCGGTGGCTGAGCTCAACGTGGCTCTGGCCCTTATGACCCAAGAGGCCCGGGGGTTGGAAGGAGAACAGTTTGAGCCTGATGCCCTCTACTACATCTTCCTGTGTATACAGAAG TACCTCTTTGAAAACGGACGGGTGGATGATATCTTCTCTGACCAGTACTACACACGCTTCTCCCAGTGGTTACACAAAGCCCTGGACGAGTGGAGGCCTGTCATCCATCCACTAG gGTACATCATTCCCAGTCACGTGACAGAGGAGATGCTGTGGGAGTGTAAACAGCTGGGTGCCCACTCACCAGCCACGCTGCTCACAACACTCATGTTCTTCAACACTAA GTATTTCCGTCTAACAACGGTAGAGCAGCACATGAAGGTGGCCTTCTCCAAGGTGCTGAGGCACACGAAGAAGAACCCGTCTAACCCAAAGGATAAGAGCACCAGTATCCGCTATCTGAAGGGCCATGGGCCCTTAGGAACACACCATGCAGGGCAGAAAG TGACCGATGACATGTATGAGGAGCAGGCTGAGGATCCTGAGAACCCTCTGCGATGCCCAATTAAGCTGTATGATTTTTACCTCTTCAAATG TCCCCAGAGTGCTAAGGGGCGTAACGACGCGTACTACCTGACGCCAGAGCCCGTCGTGGCGCCCAACAGTCCCATATGGTACTCCACTCAGCCAATCACAAGTGAGCAGGTGGAGCACATGCTCACGCGCATCATCATGGTGCGGGAGATCCAGGAGGCCATCGCCATGTCGTCGGCCAGCATGCACTga
- the LOC109869500 gene encoding proline-rich transmembrane protein 3-like isoform X1, which translates to MVWLLSLSLVLATLFHCSPGNIIRATSTSPSSINSDHVPLPLFSNSLSTTSNMGTTTPKLTTTQQTGTDILLPASGMQVPGNRMTSMEDLDGALVGTSYGSDESMDDSGLGDTDIIESQQETTASTLVINSAPGNEEKKAKELEVHSSIPTSLYPPPTPQKQTQDSVSTAGPAGLQTSEDVRSPAKSPLTKLTLRATSKLSLPPIGDDDSGLNLEPAYSIVEISKQSEPTVNSTSEINNSPNPLTHHSSHQSPKDTITEATLEEEEGLGALEENEEEDVVVLKYIFVIDSAVPISRDTRGKPSHSSTLSSANPKQAPIVTGQFQREKEQTQSFPDIQSTELPAQSSPDVKHIIHQREENTKGQLWPVPSVRYGVFGPVTHQNLNGGPCVLGLGSCVFPTGTNGTLLLWEDLSRTLAFAWELHVYGSAGLFLLLSCVAVLGMVGRSNMLHPLCDVLTLANRLLLLTGALRAVLLLTDPYGTRRILSRPVLTALYNLPLLLLLWAQVALAMILLSPTMQRPRVVGSLAVLHCTLLLAADLLSPTLSHAFPLVLQSLSLCWGLTLCLGILTQSLSHLQPFSKTPIHQWGAPQRIEERARRVTAVCALLGVLCSGLQIHSLLWLYGLLGDWRRFGWGWWLGQFWARVLELFWGFSMLVLGSWVFWTPRRSRARSDHAQGMPERSSFWKILRIGPFRSFEKNWAELIPKNWAGQHHSGADSDSIRVYDNPPTTHSLRDTMSPSHHKGGEPTTSSSGDTHLLWQRVGERECILSLIEFDMLPQSPINLSRSIDNALHHDNGHLLGVGSLFTAPPSSTWTHQAGVDTDTSLADSEITPPSLTSPTSPTSNVGCRWEVEAGSRPATSDHFRANGQALPEAEPKLEPQLQPDPQPQLQPDPQPQLQPDPQPQLQPHPQPQLQPDPQPQLQPDPQPQLQPDPQPQLQPDPQPQLQPDPQPQPLEASDNQILQPSPNPETPGGCSRQ; encoded by the exons ATGGTGTGGCTCTTATCTCTCTCCTTGGTGCTGGCCACACTGTTTCACTGTTCACCTGGAAACATTATCAGGGCCACCTCCACCTCACCCTCATCCATCAACTCTGACCATGTCCCACTCCCTTTATTCTCTAACTCCCTCAGCACCACCTCCAACATGGGTACAACAACCCCCAAGCttaccacaacacaacagacagggacagacatccTTCTGCCCGCCAGCGGTATGCAGGTGCCAGGAAACAGGATGACCAGTATGGAGGACTTAGATGGGGCATTGGTTGGCACATCATATGGCAGTGATGAGTCTATGGATGATAGTGGACTTGGGGACACAGATATAATAGAAAGTCAACAAGAGACAACTGCCAGCACACTTGTTATCAATTCTGCGCCTGGAAATGAGGAGAAGAAAGCGAAGGAGCTTGAAGTGCATTCCTCCATCCCTacttctctctacccccctcccacGCCCCAAAAACAGACCCAAGACAGCGTCAGCACAGCAGGACCAGCTGGCTTACAAACGTCAGAGGATGTGCGTTCACCGGCCAAGAGCCCACTGACCAAGCTTACACTTAGAGCTACGTCTAAATTATCTTTGCCACCCATAGGGGACGATGACAGCGGACTCAATCTGGAACCTGCGTATTCTATTGTAGAGATCTCAAAACAATCGGAGCCAACTGTCAACTCGACATCAGAAATAAACAATTCTCCAAACCCATTAACTCATCACAGCTCCCACCAATCCCCTAAAGACACAATTACAGAGGCCACTCTCGAAGAAGAAGAAGGGCTTGGAGCACTGGAGGAGAATGAGGAAGAAGATGTGGTTgtgttaaaatacatttttgtgaTTGACTCAGCGGTTCCCATAAGCAGAGACACTCGGGGAAAACCGTCCCACTCCTCCACCCTGTCATCAGCCAATCCCAAACAAGCACCCATTGTGACAGGACAGTTTCAAAGAG AAAAGGAACAAACTCAATCCTTTCCTGACATACAATCAACTGAGTTGCCGGCACAATCATCACCTGACGTGAAACACATAATCCATCAACGCGAAGAAAACA CTAAGGGTCAACTCTGGCCTGTGCCCTCTGTCCGCTACGGTGTGTTTGGTCCCGTAACACATCAGAACCTGAATGGAGGCCCCTGTGTGCTGGGTCTTGGCAGCTGTGTGTTCCCTACTGGCACCAACGGCACCCTCCTTCTTTGGGAGGACCTGAGCCGCACACTGGCCTTCGCCTGGGAGCTCCACGTCTATGGCTCTGCTGGACTCTTCCTGCTGCTGTCCTGTGTGGCTGTGTTGGGAATGGTTGGACGGTCTAATATGCTTCACCCCCTCTGTGATGTACTAACCCTGGCCAATAGGCTGTTGCTGCTGACCGGGGCTCTGCGTGCTGTCCTCCTCCTCACTGACCCGTATGGCACACGCCGGATCCTGTCTCGGCCGGTCCTCACTGCCCTCTATAATctgcctctgctgctgctgctgtgggcACAGGTTGCCCTGGCGATGATTCTGCTGTCCCCAACGATGCAGCGCCCTCGTGTGGTGGGAAGTCTGGCAGTCTTACACTGTACCCTGCTGCTGGCAGCCGACCTGCTCTCCCCAACACTGTCCCATGCCTTTCCTTTGGTTCTAcagagcctctctctctgctggggcCTGACTCTCTGCCTGGGCAttctcactcagtcactctccCACCTGCAGCCCTTCTCCAAGACTCCCATACACCAGTGGGGGGCCCCTCAGAGGATTGAGGAGCGGGCAAGACGCGTGACGGCAGTGTGTGCCCTCCTGGGGGTGCTGTGCTCCGGCCTGCAGATCCACAGCCTGCTCTGGCTCTATGGGCTGCTGGGGGACTGGAGGCGCTTTGGCTGGGGCTGGTGGCTGGGGCAGTTCTGGGCACGGGTGCTGGAGCTGTTCTGGGGCTTCTCTATGCTGGTGCTGGGCTCCTGGGTGTTCTGGACCCCTCGGAGGAGCCGTGCCAGGAGCGACCATGCCCAAGGGATGCCAGAGAGATCATCGTTTTGGAAAATCCTGCGGATAGGGCCTTTCAGGAGTTTTGAGAAAAACTGGGCAGAGCTCATACCGAAAAACTGGGCGGGGCAGCATCACTCAGGAGCAGACAGTGACTCCATACGTGTCTATGACaatccccccaccacacacagctTGAGGGACACCATGTCACCATCTCATCACAAGGGTGGAGAACCCACTACCAGCAGCAGTGGTGATACCCACCTACTGTGGCAGCGGGTGGGTGAGCGCGAGTGTATCCTCTCCCTCATAGAGTTTGACATGCTCCCCCAGTCGCCGATCAACCTCAGCCGCAGCATCGACAATGCGCTCCACCATGACAATGGACACCTGCTAGGGGTAGGCAGCCTCTTCACAGCCCCACCTTCTTCCACCTGGACCCACCAAGCTGGTGTTGACACTGACACCTCACTGGCGGACAGTGAAATCACGCcaccctctctcacctctcccacctctcccaccTCTAATGTTGGCTGTAGGTGGGAGGTGGAGGCTGGCTCCAGGCCTGCAACTTCTGATCATTTCAGAGCCAACGGGCAGGCACTGCCTGAGGCAGAGCCTAAGTTAGAGCCACAGCTACAACCGGACCCACAGCCGCAGCTACAGCCGGACCCACAGCCGCAGCTACAGCCGGACCCACAGCCTCAGCTACAGCCGCACCCACAGCCGCAGCTACAGCCGGACCCACAGCCGCAGCTACAGCCGGACCCCCAGCCGCAGCTACAGCCGGACCCCCAGCCGCAGCTACAGCCGGACCCCCAGCCGCAGCTACAGCCGGACCCCCAGCCACAGCCACTGGAGGCTTCTGATAACCAGATCCTTCAGCCATCTCCAAACCCTGAAACACCAGGAGGATGTTCCAGACAATGA
- the LOC109869500 gene encoding proline-rich transmembrane protein 3-like isoform X2, with protein MGTTTPKLTTTQQTGTDILLPASGMQVPGNRMTSMEDLDGALVGTSYGSDESMDDSGLGDTDIIESQQETTASTLVINSAPGNEEKKAKELEVHSSIPTSLYPPPTPQKQTQDSVSTAGPAGLQTSEDVRSPAKSPLTKLTLRATSKLSLPPIGDDDSGLNLEPAYSIVEISKQSEPTVNSTSEINNSPNPLTHHSSHQSPKDTITEATLEEEEGLGALEENEEEDVVVLKYIFVIDSAVPISRDTRGKPSHSSTLSSANPKQAPIVTGQFQREKEQTQSFPDIQSTELPAQSSPDVKHIIHQREENTKGQLWPVPSVRYGVFGPVTHQNLNGGPCVLGLGSCVFPTGTNGTLLLWEDLSRTLAFAWELHVYGSAGLFLLLSCVAVLGMVGRSNMLHPLCDVLTLANRLLLLTGALRAVLLLTDPYGTRRILSRPVLTALYNLPLLLLLWAQVALAMILLSPTMQRPRVVGSLAVLHCTLLLAADLLSPTLSHAFPLVLQSLSLCWGLTLCLGILTQSLSHLQPFSKTPIHQWGAPQRIEERARRVTAVCALLGVLCSGLQIHSLLWLYGLLGDWRRFGWGWWLGQFWARVLELFWGFSMLVLGSWVFWTPRRSRARSDHAQGMPERSSFWKILRIGPFRSFEKNWAELIPKNWAGQHHSGADSDSIRVYDNPPTTHSLRDTMSPSHHKGGEPTTSSSGDTHLLWQRVGERECILSLIEFDMLPQSPINLSRSIDNALHHDNGHLLGVGSLFTAPPSSTWTHQAGVDTDTSLADSEITPPSLTSPTSPTSNVGCRWEVEAGSRPATSDHFRANGQALPEAEPKLEPQLQPDPQPQLQPDPQPQLQPDPQPQLQPHPQPQLQPDPQPQLQPDPQPQLQPDPQPQLQPDPQPQLQPDPQPQPLEASDNQILQPSPNPETPGGCSRQ; from the exons ATGGGTACAACAACCCCCAAGCttaccacaacacaacagacagggacagacatccTTCTGCCCGCCAGCGGTATGCAGGTGCCAGGAAACAGGATGACCAGTATGGAGGACTTAGATGGGGCATTGGTTGGCACATCATATGGCAGTGATGAGTCTATGGATGATAGTGGACTTGGGGACACAGATATAATAGAAAGTCAACAAGAGACAACTGCCAGCACACTTGTTATCAATTCTGCGCCTGGAAATGAGGAGAAGAAAGCGAAGGAGCTTGAAGTGCATTCCTCCATCCCTacttctctctacccccctcccacGCCCCAAAAACAGACCCAAGACAGCGTCAGCACAGCAGGACCAGCTGGCTTACAAACGTCAGAGGATGTGCGTTCACCGGCCAAGAGCCCACTGACCAAGCTTACACTTAGAGCTACGTCTAAATTATCTTTGCCACCCATAGGGGACGATGACAGCGGACTCAATCTGGAACCTGCGTATTCTATTGTAGAGATCTCAAAACAATCGGAGCCAACTGTCAACTCGACATCAGAAATAAACAATTCTCCAAACCCATTAACTCATCACAGCTCCCACCAATCCCCTAAAGACACAATTACAGAGGCCACTCTCGAAGAAGAAGAAGGGCTTGGAGCACTGGAGGAGAATGAGGAAGAAGATGTGGTTgtgttaaaatacatttttgtgaTTGACTCAGCGGTTCCCATAAGCAGAGACACTCGGGGAAAACCGTCCCACTCCTCCACCCTGTCATCAGCCAATCCCAAACAAGCACCCATTGTGACAGGACAGTTTCAAAGAG AAAAGGAACAAACTCAATCCTTTCCTGACATACAATCAACTGAGTTGCCGGCACAATCATCACCTGACGTGAAACACATAATCCATCAACGCGAAGAAAACA CTAAGGGTCAACTCTGGCCTGTGCCCTCTGTCCGCTACGGTGTGTTTGGTCCCGTAACACATCAGAACCTGAATGGAGGCCCCTGTGTGCTGGGTCTTGGCAGCTGTGTGTTCCCTACTGGCACCAACGGCACCCTCCTTCTTTGGGAGGACCTGAGCCGCACACTGGCCTTCGCCTGGGAGCTCCACGTCTATGGCTCTGCTGGACTCTTCCTGCTGCTGTCCTGTGTGGCTGTGTTGGGAATGGTTGGACGGTCTAATATGCTTCACCCCCTCTGTGATGTACTAACCCTGGCCAATAGGCTGTTGCTGCTGACCGGGGCTCTGCGTGCTGTCCTCCTCCTCACTGACCCGTATGGCACACGCCGGATCCTGTCTCGGCCGGTCCTCACTGCCCTCTATAATctgcctctgctgctgctgctgtgggcACAGGTTGCCCTGGCGATGATTCTGCTGTCCCCAACGATGCAGCGCCCTCGTGTGGTGGGAAGTCTGGCAGTCTTACACTGTACCCTGCTGCTGGCAGCCGACCTGCTCTCCCCAACACTGTCCCATGCCTTTCCTTTGGTTCTAcagagcctctctctctgctggggcCTGACTCTCTGCCTGGGCAttctcactcagtcactctccCACCTGCAGCCCTTCTCCAAGACTCCCATACACCAGTGGGGGGCCCCTCAGAGGATTGAGGAGCGGGCAAGACGCGTGACGGCAGTGTGTGCCCTCCTGGGGGTGCTGTGCTCCGGCCTGCAGATCCACAGCCTGCTCTGGCTCTATGGGCTGCTGGGGGACTGGAGGCGCTTTGGCTGGGGCTGGTGGCTGGGGCAGTTCTGGGCACGGGTGCTGGAGCTGTTCTGGGGCTTCTCTATGCTGGTGCTGGGCTCCTGGGTGTTCTGGACCCCTCGGAGGAGCCGTGCCAGGAGCGACCATGCCCAAGGGATGCCAGAGAGATCATCGTTTTGGAAAATCCTGCGGATAGGGCCTTTCAGGAGTTTTGAGAAAAACTGGGCAGAGCTCATACCGAAAAACTGGGCGGGGCAGCATCACTCAGGAGCAGACAGTGACTCCATACGTGTCTATGACaatccccccaccacacacagctTGAGGGACACCATGTCACCATCTCATCACAAGGGTGGAGAACCCACTACCAGCAGCAGTGGTGATACCCACCTACTGTGGCAGCGGGTGGGTGAGCGCGAGTGTATCCTCTCCCTCATAGAGTTTGACATGCTCCCCCAGTCGCCGATCAACCTCAGCCGCAGCATCGACAATGCGCTCCACCATGACAATGGACACCTGCTAGGGGTAGGCAGCCTCTTCACAGCCCCACCTTCTTCCACCTGGACCCACCAAGCTGGTGTTGACACTGACACCTCACTGGCGGACAGTGAAATCACGCcaccctctctcacctctcccacctctcccaccTCTAATGTTGGCTGTAGGTGGGAGGTGGAGGCTGGCTCCAGGCCTGCAACTTCTGATCATTTCAGAGCCAACGGGCAGGCACTGCCTGAGGCAGAGCCTAAGTTAGAGCCACAGCTACAACCGGACCCACAGCCGCAGCTACAGCCGGACCCACAGCCGCAGCTACAGCCGGACCCACAGCCTCAGCTACAGCCGCACCCACAGCCGCAGCTACAGCCGGACCCACAGCCGCAGCTACAGCCGGACCCCCAGCCGCAGCTACAGCCGGACCCCCAGCCGCAGCTACAGCCGGACCCCCAGCCGCAGCTACAGCCGGACCCCCAGCCACAGCCACTGGAGGCTTCTGATAACCAGATCCTTCAGCCATCTCCAAACCCTGAAACACCAGGAGGATGTTCCAGACAATGA